Proteins encoded together in one Streptomyces sp. NA04227 window:
- a CDS encoding bifunctional (p)ppGpp synthetase/guanosine-3',5'-bis(diphosphate) 3'-pyrophosphohydrolase yields the protein MPDEAQPIAAASDEQSGRPAASAAPRAETASADKPATGEPRAAQSRPAPPAERGAVAPGVRPTAGATSRNASSNRVRARLARLGVQRSNPYNPVLEPLLRAVRSNDPKIETSTLRQIERAYQVAERWHRGQKRKSGDPYITHPLAVTTILAELGMDPATLMAGLLHDTVEDTEYGLDTLRRDFGDQVALLVDGVTKLDKVKFGEAAQAETVRKMVVAMAKDPRVLVIKLADRLHNMRTMRYLKREKQEKKARETLEIYAPLAHRLGMNTIKWELEDLAFAILYPKMYDEIVRLVAERAPKRDEYLAIVTDEVQADLRAARIKATVTGRPKHYYSVYQKMIVRGRDFAEIYDLVGIRVLVDTVRDCYAALGTVHARWNPVPGRFKDYIAMPKFNMYQSLHTTVIGPSGKPVELQIRTFDMHRRAEYGIAAHWKYKQEAVAGASKVRTDPARGAGKSGKDADAVNDMAWLRQLLDWQKETEDPSEFLESLRFDLSRNEVFVFTPKGDVIALPAGATPVDFAYAVHTEVGHRTIGARVNGRLVPLESTLDNGDLVEVFTSKATGAGPSRDWLGFVKSPRARNKIRAWFSKERRDEAIEQGKDAIARAMRKQNLPIQRILTGDSLVTLAHEMRYPDISSLYAAIGEGHVAAQNVVQKLVQALGGEEAANEDIAETAPPVRTGRGRGRRSSADPGVVVKGVEDVWVKLARCCTPVPGDPIIGFVTRGSGVSVHRTDCVNIDSLAREPERMLDVEWAPTQSSVFLVAIQVEALDRSRLLSDVTRVLSDQHVNILSAAVQTSRDRVATSRFTFEMGDPKHLGHVLKAVRGVEGVYDVYRVTSARRP from the coding sequence CGCCCGGGGTGCGCCCCACGGCCGGTGCCACGTCACGCAACGCCTCGTCCAACCGTGTCCGCGCCCGGCTCGCGCGCCTCGGCGTGCAGCGTTCGAACCCGTACAACCCGGTCCTGGAACCTCTGTTGCGGGCCGTGCGCAGCAACGACCCCAAGATCGAGACTTCGACGCTGCGCCAGATCGAGCGCGCCTACCAGGTCGCCGAGCGCTGGCACCGGGGCCAGAAGCGCAAGAGCGGTGACCCGTACATCACGCATCCGCTCGCGGTGACGACCATCCTGGCCGAGCTGGGCATGGACCCGGCGACCCTGATGGCCGGACTGCTGCACGACACCGTCGAGGACACCGAGTACGGCCTGGACACTCTGCGGCGCGACTTCGGCGACCAGGTCGCCCTGCTCGTCGACGGCGTCACCAAGCTGGACAAGGTCAAGTTCGGCGAGGCCGCGCAGGCCGAGACCGTGCGCAAGATGGTCGTCGCCATGGCCAAGGACCCGCGGGTCCTGGTCATCAAGCTCGCCGACCGCCTGCACAACATGCGCACCATGCGCTACCTCAAGCGGGAGAAGCAGGAGAAGAAGGCCCGCGAGACGCTGGAGATCTACGCTCCGCTCGCCCACCGCCTGGGCATGAACACCATCAAGTGGGAGCTGGAGGACCTCGCCTTCGCGATCCTCTACCCCAAGATGTACGACGAGATCGTACGGCTGGTCGCGGAACGGGCGCCCAAGCGCGACGAGTATCTGGCGATAGTGACCGACGAGGTGCAGGCGGACCTGCGCGCCGCCCGGATCAAGGCCACCGTCACCGGCCGCCCGAAGCACTACTACAGCGTCTACCAGAAGATGATCGTCCGCGGCCGGGACTTCGCGGAGATCTACGACCTGGTGGGGATTCGTGTCCTTGTCGACACGGTCCGCGACTGCTACGCGGCCCTCGGCACGGTGCACGCGCGATGGAATCCGGTCCCCGGCCGGTTCAAGGACTACATCGCGATGCCGAAGTTCAACATGTACCAGTCACTGCACACCACGGTGATCGGCCCCTCGGGCAAGCCCGTCGAACTGCAGATCCGCACCTTCGACATGCACCGCCGTGCCGAGTACGGCATCGCCGCGCACTGGAAGTACAAGCAGGAGGCCGTGGCCGGTGCCTCCAAGGTGCGTACGGACCCGGCACGCGGCGCGGGCAAGTCCGGCAAGGACGCCGACGCCGTCAACGACATGGCCTGGCTGCGGCAGTTGCTCGACTGGCAGAAGGAGACCGAGGACCCCTCGGAGTTCCTGGAGTCGCTGCGCTTCGACCTCTCCCGCAACGAGGTCTTCGTCTTCACGCCCAAGGGCGACGTGATAGCGCTCCCGGCGGGCGCCACTCCGGTCGACTTCGCGTACGCGGTGCACACCGAGGTCGGCCACCGCACCATAGGGGCACGCGTCAACGGACGTCTCGTACCCCTCGAATCCACCCTGGACAACGGCGACTTGGTGGAGGTCTTCACCTCCAAGGCCACCGGCGCGGGACCCTCCAGGGACTGGCTCGGCTTCGTCAAGTCACCCCGGGCGCGCAACAAGATCCGGGCCTGGTTCTCCAAGGAGCGCCGGGACGAGGCCATCGAGCAGGGCAAGGACGCCATCGCGCGGGCGATGCGCAAGCAGAACCTGCCCATCCAGCGCATCCTCACCGGCGACTCCCTGGTCACCCTCGCCCATGAGATGCGCTACCCGGACATCTCCTCGCTGTACGCGGCGATCGGCGAGGGCCATGTGGCCGCGCAGAACGTCGTACAGAAGCTGGTCCAGGCGCTCGGCGGCGAGGAGGCCGCCAACGAGGACATCGCCGAGACCGCGCCGCCGGTGCGCACCGGCCGCGGCCGGGGCCGTCGCTCCAGCGCGGACCCGGGTGTGGTCGTCAAGGGCGTCGAGGACGTCTGGGTCAAGCTCGCCCGCTGTTGTACGCCGGTTCCGGGCGACCCCATCATCGGCTTCGTCACCCGCGGCAGCGGCGTCTCGGTGCACCGCACCGACTGCGTCAACATCGACTCCCTGGCCAGGGAGCCGGAGCGGATGCTCGACGTCGAATGGGCGCCCACCCAGTCGTCCGTCTTCCTGGTGGCCATCCAGGTCGAGGCCCTGGACCGCTCCCGACTCCTGTCGGACGTCACGCGCGTCCTGTCCGACCAGCACGTCAACATCCTCTCCGCGGCCGTACAGACCTCCCGCGACCGGGTCGCCACCTCCCGCTTCACCTTCGAGATGGGCGACCCGAAGCATCTCGGGCATGTGCTGAAGGCGGTACGGGGCGTGGAGGGTGTGTACGACGTCTACCGGGTGACGTCGGCGCGCAGGCCCTGA